From a region of the Schistocerca nitens isolate TAMUIC-IGC-003100 chromosome 8, iqSchNite1.1, whole genome shotgun sequence genome:
- the LOC126198706 gene encoding myrosinase 1-like isoform X1: MRLLITFTAVLAVASAQNATNRFPADFMFGAATAAYQVEGAWNEDGKGESIQDYMFHNYPEYMIGEDNGDVACDSYHQYLQDVEMLKTLNADIYRFSIAWSRVLPNGDLDFINQAGIDYYNNLIDALLANGIQPLVTMYHWDLPQALQYIGGWPNELLVDYFVEYARLLFQNFGDRVKWWLTFNEPHQFTMGYAMLGVAPSQPAPGIGDYLATHTVIKAHARVWHMYDEEFRATQNGSVGITLNMDWPEPETNSTEDAEAADRARQFVMGMFAHPIYSQDGDYPAVVRQQVDANSAAEGRPRSRLPTFTQEEIEYIRGSADFFGMNHYNTTFVTPGLTGESPSKTRDTAVITSDPVRLPWGLRKQLNWVANQYPGYPIIITENGRLNFGGRNDTDRIEYYTEYLGAMLEAINTDGVPVIGYTAWSLIDTIEWNLGFTVTYGLCEVDKTSPNKTRTPKESAAFMSEVFRTKELPSQYNLY, translated from the exons ATGAGGCTGCTGATTACCTTTACGGCTGTGTTGGCCGTTGCTTCTGCACAGAATGCCACCAACCGATTCCCGGCTGACTTCATGTTTGGAGCTGCAACAGCCGCGTATCAGGTCGAAGGTGCCTGGAATGAAGATG GCAAGGGAGAGAGCATTCAGGACTACATGTTCCACAACTATCCGGAATACATGATAGGAGAAGACAACGGAGACGTCGCCTGCGATTCTTACCATCAGTACCTGCAAGATGTGGAGATGCTGAAAACGCTCAAC GCGGACATCTATCGATTTTCGATCGCCTGGTCACGTGTGTTGCCTAACGGGGACCTCGACTTCATCAACCAGGCTGGTATCGACTACTACAACAACCTCATCGACGCCTTGCTCGCCAACGGAATTCAGCCTCTG GTGACGATGTACCACTGGGACCTTCCTCAAGCACTGCAGTACATCGGAGGCTGGCCCAACGAATTGCTGGTCGACTACTTTGTTGAATACGCCAGGTTACTCTTCCAAAACTTCGGAGATAGG GTGAAATGGTGGCTCACCTTCAACGAGCCACATCAGTTCACGATGGGCTACGCTATGTTGGGGGTCGCACCGTCTCAACCAGCTCCGGGCATCGGCGACTACCTGGCGACACATACCGTCATCAAAGCTCACGCCAGGGTCTGGCACATGTATGATGAGGAGTTCAGAGCCACACAGAACG GTAGCGTGGGAATTACACTTAATATGGACTGGCCTGAACCAGAGACTAACTCGACAGAGGATGCAGAAGCAGCGGATAGAGCACGACAGTTTGTG ATGGGTATGTTCGCACACCCTATCTACAGTCAGGATGGGGATTATCCGGCTGTGGTACGACAGCAAGTGGATGCCAATAGTGCGGCTGAAGGACGACCCCGATCAAGGCTACCAACATTCACACAAGAGGAGATCGAGTACATTAGGG GTTCGGCAGACTTCTTTGGAATGAATCACTACAACACGACTTTCGTGACGCCAGGTCTCACAGGCGAATCACCTTCCAAAACGCGGGACACCGCTGTAATTACATCGGATCCTGTG CGCCTTCCTTGGGGACTGCGGAAACAACTTAACTGGGTGGCCAATCAGTACCCAGGATATCCTATCATTATAACAGAGAACGGTCGCTTGAATTTTGGAGGACGGAATGATACTGACCGCATCGAATACTATACT GAATACCTCGGAGCTATGCTAGAGGCGATAAACACTGACGGTGTTCCGGTTATCGGATACACCGCATGGAGTCTCATAGACACTATCGAATGGAACTTGGGATTCAC GGTTACGTACGGGCTGTGCGAGGTGGACAAAACCAGTCCAAACAAGACGAGGACACCCAAGGAGTCGGCTGCCTTCATGTCAGAAGTGTTCCGCACCAAAGAGCTGCCCAGCCAGTACAACCTGTATTAG
- the LOC126198706 gene encoding myrosinase 1-like isoform X2: MRLLITFTAVLAVASAQNATNRFPADFMFGAATAAYQVEGAWNEDGKGESIQDYMFHNYPEYMIGEDNGDVACDSYHQYLQDVEMLKTLNADIYRFSIAWSRVLPNGDLDFINQAGIDYYNNLIDALLANGIQPLVTMYHWDLPQALQYIGGWPNELLVDYFVEYARLLFQNFGDRVKWWLTFNEPHQFTMGYAMLGVAPSQPAPGIGDYLATHTVIKAHARVWHMYDEEFRATQNGSVGITLNMDWPEPETNSTEDAEAADRARQFVMGMFAHPIYSQDGDYPAVVRQQVDANSAAEGRPRSRLPTFTQEEIEYIRGSADFFGMNHYNTTFVTPGLTGESPSKTRDTAVITSDPVRLPWGLRKQLNWVANQYPGYPIIITENGRLNFGGRNDTDRIEYYTEYLGAMLEAINTDGVPVIGYTAWSLIDTIEWNLGFTVTYGLCEVDRSSPNMTRTPKESAAFMSEVFRTKELPTQYNL; encoded by the exons ATGAGGCTGCTGATTACCTTTACGGCTGTGTTGGCCGTTGCTTCTGCACAGAATGCCACCAACCGATTCCCGGCTGACTTCATGTTTGGAGCTGCAACAGCCGCGTATCAGGTCGAAGGTGCCTGGAATGAAGATG GCAAGGGAGAGAGCATTCAGGACTACATGTTCCACAACTATCCGGAATACATGATAGGAGAAGACAACGGAGACGTCGCCTGCGATTCTTACCATCAGTACCTGCAAGATGTGGAGATGCTGAAAACGCTCAAC GCGGACATCTATCGATTTTCGATCGCCTGGTCACGTGTGTTGCCTAACGGGGACCTCGACTTCATCAACCAGGCTGGTATCGACTACTACAACAACCTCATCGACGCCTTGCTCGCCAACGGAATTCAGCCTCTG GTGACGATGTACCACTGGGACCTTCCTCAAGCACTGCAGTACATCGGAGGCTGGCCCAACGAATTGCTGGTCGACTACTTTGTTGAATACGCCAGGTTACTCTTCCAAAACTTCGGAGATAGG GTGAAATGGTGGCTCACCTTCAACGAGCCACATCAGTTCACGATGGGCTACGCTATGTTGGGGGTCGCACCGTCTCAACCAGCTCCGGGCATCGGCGACTACCTGGCGACACATACCGTCATCAAAGCTCACGCCAGGGTCTGGCACATGTATGATGAGGAGTTCAGAGCCACACAGAACG GTAGCGTGGGAATTACACTTAATATGGACTGGCCTGAACCAGAGACTAACTCGACAGAGGATGCAGAAGCAGCGGATAGAGCACGACAGTTTGTG ATGGGTATGTTCGCACACCCTATCTACAGTCAGGATGGGGATTATCCGGCTGTGGTACGACAGCAAGTGGATGCCAATAGTGCGGCTGAAGGACGACCCCGATCAAGGCTACCAACATTCACACAAGAGGAGATCGAGTACATTAGGG GTTCGGCAGACTTCTTTGGAATGAATCACTACAACACGACTTTCGTGACGCCAGGTCTCACAGGCGAATCACCTTCCAAAACGCGGGACACCGCTGTAATTACATCGGATCCTGTG CGCCTTCCTTGGGGACTGCGGAAACAACTTAACTGGGTGGCCAATCAGTACCCAGGATATCCTATCATTATAACAGAGAACGGTCGCTTGAATTTTGGAGGACGGAATGATACTGACCGCATCGAATACTATACT GAATACCTCGGAGCTATGCTAGAGGCGATAAACACTGACGGTGTTCCGGTTATCGGATACACCGCATGGAGTCTCATAGACACTATCGAATGGAACTTGGGATTCAC